TTCGGTTACGACTTCGCTAATGGTTTTTACAGGAATTGCGATGGCATTTAGTGGAGGTTTTATTTTGCTTTGGCTCTACGGTCAAGATTGGTTTATGAATTTTGAGATTTTTGATACCAATATGCGAACACTTTTTCAGATGAAAACCATTAATCTAAGTGTTGCTGTTTGGGTCGGATTTATTGCTCTTTTCGGAATTGCAACCGATGATGGCGTACTGATGGGAACGTATTTAGACCAAAGTTTTGAGAGAAATCCGACCACGACAAAAAAGGGAATTCGTGCAGCCGTAGTAGAAGCAGGTCAGCGAAGAATAAAACCTGCCGTCATGACTTCTGCCACAACTATTATTGCACTTCTCCCAATTCTGACTTCTACTGGACGAGGTTCTGATATTATGATTCCGATGGCAATTCCTTCTTTTGGTGGAATGCTCGTTGCCGTAATTACTTATTTTATCGTTCCGACGCTTTATTCTTTGCGTGAAGAATGGAAGGTAAAAAGGGAAAATTAACGTAGCTGACAGTTTCCCAACTGTCAGAGGTACAGTATTTTTCCGACAGTTGGGAAACTGTCGGCTACTTAAAACCAATTAAAAAATATTATGAAAAAACTACTTTTATTTTTGCTACTATTTACAAATACAATTTCCCTTTCAAAAGCACAATCTTTGGAAGATTATTTTGTAATGGCTGCCAAAAACAACCCAAAAGTACAGGCTGATTATAAAGAATTTGAAATTGCATTACAAAAAATAGCTCAAGTAAATGTTCTACCAGACCCTACTTTGTCTTTGGGATATTTTCTTTCTCCTATCGAAACTCGTGTAGGAGCGCAACGAGCAAGAGCCGAATTATCACAAATGTTTCCTTGGTTTGGAACTTTACAAGCGAAAGAAAATCTAGCTGCATTACAAGCAGAAGCCATGTATCAGCGTTTTCTAAATTCTAAAAATCAAATTTTCTATCAAGTTTCGGCTGCCTATTATCCTTTGTATGAACTTCAAAAACTCAAAGAAATAGAAAATCAAAATATTGAAATTCTGAAAACCTATAAAAATATTGCTACCATAAAATTCGAAAACGGACAGGGAAGTATGGTAAATGTATTGAGAGTGGATATTATGCTGAAAGAAGCAATGACTAATTTGGAAATTTTGAGAAAAAAAGAACAGCCTTTACTTTCAAGATTTAAGCAAATAGTAAATCTAAAAGAGGAAATAGAAAATAAGAAAGTAAAATTAAATTTTTCGCCTTCTGATTCTACTTTACTTCAAAAGTCATATTCTTTTACCGATTTGGCTCTTCAAAAAGATTCTTTGCTTATCAATAATCCGATTTTGGAAGAATTAGAAACTCAAATAAAAGCTAGTCAAGCAAAAGAAGAAGTTGTAATAAAGGAAGGTTTGCCCAAAATAGGTGTGGGAATTACATACATAGCTACTTCGAAACGTACCGATATGGACTTACCACAAAATGGAAAAGATGCAATTATGCCAATGGCAAGTATTAGTTTACCGATTTACAGAAAAAAATACAAAGCAGCACAAAAACAAGCACAATTAGAACAAGAATTATTTCAACTCAAAAAAGAAGACAAAACAAATGAACTCTTGACTTCTTACGACAAAATTTTATTTGACTTACAAAAACAGCAAGATTTAATCAAACTCTACAACGAACAAATCAAAGAATCTGAACAGATTCTACGGCTTTTATATTCGGCTTATAGCAATGCAGGAGTAGATTTTGAGGAAGTTTTGCGTATGCAGCAGCAAGTTTTGAGCTATCAAAAAAAGATAATTATGGAACAAACAGCCTATCAAATTTCGATAGCTGAACTTAATTATTTGACACATAAAAATTAAATCAGTAAAATTATGAATATGCAAAATCACGAAAACCACGACAAACATGAGGGACATGAAAATCATGACCATCATAATCACTCAAAACACAAATCGCACGACCATTCTCAACATCATGCTCACATGATAGAGGATTTTAAAAAGCGTTTTTGGGTTTCTCTTATCCTAATGCTTCCTATCGTTGTTCTTGCGCCTATGATTCAAGAATTGGTAGGTTATGAATTCCGTTTTGAGGGAGATAGATATGTTCAATTTGTTATTTCTTCTATTGTATTTTTTTATGGTGGTTTTCCTTTTTTGAAAGGATTGGTAGAAGAAATCAAGAAAAAATCGCCAGCCATGATGACACTTATCGCACTAGCTATTTCTGTGGCTTATTTTTATAGTTCGGCTGTAGTTTTTGGTTTGCAAGGAAAAATATTTTTTTGGGAACTCGCTAGTTTGATTGTCATTATGCTTTTAGGGCATTGGATTGAAATGAAATCTATCATGGGAGCTTCAAGCGCATTGCAAGAATTAGCCAAAATGATGCCTTCGACGGCAAGTAGAATTAATCAAAATGGAGAAACTGAAAATGTAGCTATCGAAAAATTA
This genomic interval from Bernardetia sp. MNP-M8 contains the following:
- a CDS encoding TolC family protein codes for the protein MKKLLLFLLLFTNTISLSKAQSLEDYFVMAAKNNPKVQADYKEFEIALQKIAQVNVLPDPTLSLGYFLSPIETRVGAQRARAELSQMFPWFGTLQAKENLAALQAEAMYQRFLNSKNQIFYQVSAAYYPLYELQKLKEIENQNIEILKTYKNIATIKFENGQGSMVNVLRVDIMLKEAMTNLEILRKKEQPLLSRFKQIVNLKEEIENKKVKLNFSPSDSTLLQKSYSFTDLALQKDSLLINNPILEELETQIKASQAKEEVVIKEGLPKIGVGITYIATSKRTDMDLPQNGKDAIMPMASISLPIYRKKYKAAQKQAQLEQELFQLKKEDKTNELLTSYDKILFDLQKQQDLIKLYNEQIKESEQILRLLYSAYSNAGVDFEEVLRMQQQVLSYQKKIIMEQTAYQISIAELNYLTHKN